Proteins encoded within one genomic window of Leptospira stimsonii:
- a CDS encoding glycosyltransferase family 2 protein: MKTNRYYSNQIWITRIFLFLTIVSCVFACIEMFQILVEEILDHRPFAAIGQIAFIVIITLLTYGNFVYQFTRLGYFKRLLKHNPPEREELEEIYQVDSPPLAVLVPSYKEELDIVRETLLSAALQDYPNRRVVLLIDDPPQPKNYSDFEALQKMRNLPTSLQQEFEEACAPFATAKAEFLKRKRMGSLDFSIETEELIRHYQNVSLWFQNRILNYDDHSIKRELPEHTRVFMRDRFFAKWEELHSERILELENLLSQGGASLERIEKEYNRLACLFSVQFTSFERKKYLNLSHLPNKAMNLNSYIYLLGKKWKEREESHGTFLEETEEANASFEIPSAEFLITLDADSALLPDYVLKLAKVMASPKNERVAVAQTPYSAIPGAPNLLEQMAGATTDIQYQIHQGFTHFGATFWVGANAMLRYKALLDICTVYEERGYKIHRYIQDNTVIEDTESSIDLLDVNWNLYNYPERLAYSATPADFGSLLIQRRRWANGGLIILPKLLRHVFQWPWSLAKFVEAFFRVHYLGSIAAVNIGLVILMGSPLGEGMETYWIAISSLPYFFLYGMDLVEMGYRWMDVFRVYALNLLLIPVNLAGVLMSLNQAVTGKQIPFSRTPKVIGRTAMPALYVIAEYALMAQLFFGFVTNYLHRNWAYSFYNLANALMLGYAIAKFIGLRASWEDLMLSLNKPPAEIVETVAQFVEPRVTIELEAAVLYGNDSSEKDQIH; encoded by the coding sequence TTGAAGACAAATCGGTATTATAGCAACCAGATCTGGATCACACGCATTTTCCTTTTTCTGACGATCGTCTCCTGCGTCTTTGCGTGCATCGAGATGTTTCAAATTCTCGTGGAAGAAATCCTGGATCACAGGCCTTTTGCCGCCATCGGCCAAATCGCTTTTATCGTCATTATCACGTTGCTCACTTACGGGAACTTCGTTTATCAATTTACCCGTCTTGGTTATTTCAAAAGGCTCTTAAAACACAATCCGCCGGAACGGGAAGAATTAGAAGAAATCTACCAGGTCGATTCCCCTCCCTTAGCGGTATTGGTGCCTTCCTATAAGGAAGAATTGGATATCGTTCGAGAAACTCTCTTATCCGCGGCACTCCAGGACTATCCGAATCGAAGAGTGGTACTCCTGATCGACGATCCGCCACAACCGAAAAACTATTCCGATTTCGAAGCCCTTCAGAAGATGAGAAATCTTCCGACTTCGCTTCAACAAGAATTCGAAGAAGCGTGCGCTCCGTTTGCAACGGCGAAAGCGGAATTCTTAAAACGCAAACGTATGGGTTCTCTTGATTTTTCGATCGAGACCGAAGAGCTGATTCGCCACTACCAAAACGTCTCTCTTTGGTTTCAAAATCGGATTCTAAACTATGACGATCATTCGATCAAAAGAGAACTCCCGGAACATACACGCGTCTTTATGCGGGACCGTTTTTTTGCAAAATGGGAAGAATTGCATTCCGAAAGAATTTTAGAGTTGGAGAATCTTCTTTCCCAAGGCGGAGCTTCCCTTGAAAGAATCGAAAAGGAATACAATCGTCTTGCCTGTCTTTTTTCCGTACAATTCACCAGCTTTGAAAGAAAAAAATATCTCAACCTTTCCCACCTTCCGAACAAAGCGATGAACTTGAACAGTTACATCTATCTTTTAGGAAAGAAATGGAAGGAAAGAGAAGAATCGCACGGAACTTTTCTGGAAGAAACGGAGGAAGCGAACGCTTCTTTTGAAATCCCTTCCGCTGAATTTTTAATTACTTTAGACGCAGACAGCGCCCTTCTTCCGGACTACGTTTTAAAATTGGCGAAGGTCATGGCCTCTCCCAAGAACGAACGAGTTGCAGTGGCACAAACTCCTTATAGCGCAATTCCCGGGGCCCCTAACCTTCTGGAACAAATGGCTGGAGCGACCACAGATATTCAGTATCAGATTCACCAAGGGTTTACTCATTTTGGAGCGACCTTTTGGGTCGGCGCCAACGCAATGCTCCGATACAAAGCGCTTCTCGATATCTGCACCGTCTATGAGGAACGAGGATACAAAATTCATCGTTATATCCAAGACAATACAGTCATCGAAGATACCGAATCCAGTATCGATCTTTTAGACGTAAATTGGAATTTATACAACTATCCGGAACGTCTTGCTTACAGCGCAACACCTGCGGATTTTGGTTCCCTTTTGATCCAAAGAAGAAGATGGGCAAACGGTGGATTGATCATTCTTCCGAAACTTTTGCGCCACGTATTTCAATGGCCTTGGAGTCTTGCAAAATTTGTGGAAGCATTCTTTCGGGTCCACTATCTCGGTTCGATCGCGGCGGTGAATATTGGATTGGTAATTTTAATGGGAAGTCCACTCGGAGAAGGAATGGAAACCTATTGGATTGCCATCTCTTCTCTTCCATACTTTTTTCTCTACGGAATGGATCTCGTGGAAATGGGCTATCGTTGGATGGACGTCTTCCGAGTTTATGCCCTCAATTTACTTCTCATTCCCGTGAATCTCGCCGGAGTTCTGATGTCTTTGAACCAAGCGGTTACCGGAAAACAAATCCCATTCAGCAGAACGCCGAAGGTCATCGGAAGAACCGCAATGCCTGCTCTGTATGTAATCGCGGAATACGCGCTTATGGCCCAGCTATTTTTCGGTTTTGTTACGAATTACCTCCATAGAAACTGGGCTTATTCTTTTTATAATCTCGCAAACGCGTTGATGTTAGGTTACGCTATCGCGAAGTTTATCGGACTCAGGGCGAGTTGGGAAGATCTGATGCTTTCACTGAACAAACCTCCAGCCGAAATCGTGGAAACCGTCGCCCAATTCGTTGAACCGAGGGTTACAATTGAACTGGAAGCCGCCGTGCTTTACGGAAACGATTCATCGGAAAAAGATCAGATTCATTGA
- a CDS encoding polysaccharide deacetylase family protein, whose protein sequence is MILLSYFAFCSAPAKESNTSKVSNTKGIPVLIYHEIVTENDREPGETVISLKKFEEQMEYLSSHGYHPISMKELLLYMKKGTTLPDRSIALNFDDGWKNALNAVPILKKHSFPASFWIISGPKGIGNGVYLEWSDIKELSANPLFEIGSHSYSHPWDPKDNLVTWVDKKVPGKSVKEALFELRESKKILEEKLGIPIDYLAWPCGWYNETLVQLAKRSGYKALLTTEDGANVPGDDPFHVKRIFIDGKCDLATFVEQLENPRYIVCQKTQKSTQGNSPYSY, encoded by the coding sequence TTGATTTTACTTTCTTACTTTGCCTTTTGCAGTGCTCCGGCAAAAGAATCGAACACTTCGAAAGTCTCGAATACCAAAGGAATCCCGGTTCTGATCTACCACGAAATCGTAACCGAAAACGATCGGGAACCGGGAGAAACGGTCATCTCCCTAAAAAAGTTCGAGGAACAGATGGAATACCTTTCCTCACACGGATATCATCCGATTTCCATGAAAGAACTCCTACTTTATATGAAGAAGGGAACAACTCTTCCCGATCGTTCGATCGCGCTTAACTTTGACGACGGCTGGAAGAATGCCCTAAACGCGGTCCCGATTCTCAAAAAACATTCATTCCCCGCTTCTTTCTGGATCATCTCGGGACCCAAAGGAATCGGAAATGGCGTATATCTAGAATGGTCCGATATCAAAGAACTCTCTGCAAACCCTCTTTTCGAAATCGGTTCCCACTCCTATAGTCATCCCTGGGATCCAAAGGACAATCTTGTAACCTGGGTAGATAAGAAGGTTCCTGGAAAGAGCGTCAAAGAAGCACTCTTTGAACTCAGAGAATCCAAAAAGATCTTAGAAGAAAAGTTAGGAATTCCGATCGATTATCTGGCTTGGCCTTGCGGTTGGTACAATGAAACCTTAGTTCAATTGGCAAAACGTTCCGGTTACAAAGCGCTCCTCACAACGGAAGACGGCGCCAATGTCCCAGGGGACGATCCGTTTCACGTAAAAAGAATCTTTATCGATGGAAAATGCGATCTTGCAACGTTTGTTGAACAATTGGAAAATCCACGTTACATCGTATGTCAAAAGACACAGAAGTCTACTCAGGGAAACTCGCCGTATTCTTATTAG
- a CDS encoding DUF1993 domain-containing protein, whose translation MLYEITILQFSKMLKNLSVLLEKGASHAETKKVEVEILLNSRLALDQFHLIKQVQIACDTAKLGVSRLTGKEAPKHEDQEKTLHELQERIQSVLSYLETFTEKDFNEAIDRRISQPRWEGKYLTGKEFAIQHAIPNFYFHITTAYSILRHNGVDIGKKNYLGDMPFKS comes from the coding sequence ATGCTATACGAAATCACAATTCTTCAGTTCTCCAAAATGCTCAAAAATCTTAGCGTTCTCTTGGAAAAAGGCGCCTCCCACGCGGAAACAAAAAAGGTAGAAGTCGAGATTCTTCTGAATTCAAGGCTGGCTCTCGATCAGTTTCATCTGATCAAACAAGTGCAGATCGCCTGCGACACCGCAAAATTAGGCGTATCTCGTTTGACCGGGAAGGAAGCTCCAAAACACGAAGACCAGGAAAAAACACTTCACGAACTTCAGGAAAGAATTCAATCCGTCCTCTCTTATCTCGAAACGTTTACGGAGAAGGATTTCAACGAAGCCATCGATCGTAGGATCTCACAACCACGCTGGGAAGGAAAATATCTCACCGGAAAAGAATTTGCAATTCAACACGCCATCCCGAATTTTTATTTTCATATTACAACCGCGTATTCCATCTTACGTCACAACGGAGTGGATATCGGTAAGAAGAATTATTTGGGTGATATGCCCTTTAAGAGTTGA